The Mesorhizobium sp. NBSH29 genome has a segment encoding these proteins:
- a CDS encoding ABC transporter permease codes for MHRYRFVLFRPLQFLPVLFGISVITFVLVRLIPGDPARVLLGTRATPDALERIREQYGLNEPMWVQYFYFIKNLWNGEMGRSILYKIDVLKLIATRIEPTLALVLCSVLLSILIAVPMAAIAARNQGRWADHLIRVTSTFGIGFPPFWLGLMLIILFSVKLGVLPVSGYGNTFGEKAAHLVLPSLTIALSLSTVLARSLRAAMVEALRSDVATAARARGMPESIVFWRHVVPNSLVPTVNLLAVNIGWLIGGTVVIETVFALPGMGQLLVRAIFSRDYMVVQGIAMVLACATVLINFLADIATVALDPRVKL; via the coding sequence ATGCACCGATATAGGTTCGTCCTCTTCAGGCCGCTGCAGTTTTTGCCTGTGCTCTTTGGCATCAGCGTGATCACCTTCGTTCTGGTACGATTGATTCCAGGTGACCCGGCGCGTGTACTGCTGGGAACGCGCGCGACGCCCGACGCGCTGGAACGTATCCGTGAGCAGTACGGTCTGAACGAGCCCATGTGGGTGCAGTATTTCTACTTCATCAAAAACCTGTGGAACGGCGAGATGGGGCGTTCAATCCTTTACAAGATCGATGTTCTCAAGCTCATTGCCACCCGTATCGAACCGACATTGGCGCTGGTGCTTTGCAGCGTGTTGCTATCAATCCTGATCGCGGTACCGATGGCGGCGATTGCCGCGCGCAACCAAGGGCGATGGGCCGACCATCTCATCCGTGTCACATCCACCTTCGGCATCGGCTTCCCACCATTCTGGCTCGGCCTGATGCTGATCATCTTGTTCAGCGTCAAGCTCGGGGTCCTACCGGTTTCCGGATATGGAAATACTTTTGGGGAAAAGGCGGCACATCTGGTGTTGCCCAGCCTAACGATTGCTCTGTCCCTGTCGACAGTTCTGGCCCGCAGTCTAAGGGCGGCTATGGTCGAGGCGTTGCGTTCTGATGTTGCGACAGCAGCACGCGCCCGCGGAATGCCAGAAAGCATTGTTTTCTGGCGGCATGTGGTGCCCAACTCACTGGTTCCCACCGTTAATCTTTTGGCCGTCAACATCGGCTGGCTCATTGGCGGAACGGTGGTGATTGAGACCGTCTTCGCGCTTCCCGGCATGGGCCAACTGCTGGTGCGGGCCATTTTTTCGCGCGATTACATGGTTGTCCAAGGCATCGCCATGGTGCTTGCCTGCGCAACCGTGTTGATCAATTTCCTCGCGGATATTGCTACCGTTGCACTCGACCCGAGGGTAAAGCTATGA
- a CDS encoding ABC transporter permease, with product MSPSSVFTQFAGWQRLAGRRVALVAGATLLALFLVMAITAPWIAPYDPIAQDALVRLQPPSLLHPFGTDNFGRDIFSRVIWGTRIDLQIAVIGVIFPLVIGTLLGTLAGFFGGIVDVIFMRIVDIILAFPFLVLMLSIIAILGPGLASFYIAMALVGWVSYARLIRAQILVIKNSDYAVAATSLGFSRTRIMFRHLLPNAVAGSLVFAMSDAVLVLLNGAAISYLGLGVQPPLAEWGVMVAEGQPFITTAWWITLFPGLSIVVLAFAFSLIGDGLGDLLGVHE from the coding sequence ATGAGCCCGTCCAGTGTCTTCACCCAGTTTGCCGGGTGGCAACGCTTAGCGGGGCGTCGCGTCGCACTGGTGGCGGGTGCCACGCTGCTTGCGCTTTTTCTTGTTATGGCAATTACCGCACCCTGGATCGCCCCATACGACCCTATCGCGCAGGATGCACTGGTTCGGCTGCAGCCACCCTCGCTGCTACATCCCTTTGGAACCGATAATTTCGGCCGTGACATTTTCTCCCGGGTCATTTGGGGGACCAGGATCGACCTGCAGATCGCTGTTATCGGCGTCATCTTCCCGCTTGTAATCGGAACGCTTCTTGGCACGCTAGCCGGGTTCTTCGGTGGGATCGTCGATGTGATTTTCATGCGCATCGTCGACATCATTCTGGCATTTCCCTTCCTCGTCCTGATGCTGTCCATCATTGCTATTCTGGGACCGGGCCTGGCAAGCTTTTACATCGCCATGGCGCTGGTGGGATGGGTGTCCTATGCGCGGCTTATCAGGGCCCAGATCCTAGTGATCAAGAACAGCGATTATGCCGTAGCAGCCACCAGCCTGGGGTTCAGCCGCACCCGCATCATGTTCCGGCACCTGCTGCCCAATGCGGTGGCCGGATCGCTGGTATTTGCCATGTCGGACGCCGTCCTCGTGCTGCTCAACGGCGCGGCGATCAGCTATCTCGGCCTTGGCGTACAACCACCCTTGGCAGAATGGGGGGTGATGGTGGCGGAAGGCCAACCTTTCATTACCACAGCATGGTGGATCACTTTGTTTCCGGGGCTTTCGATCGTCGTTCTTGCCTT